The Nitrospira sp. genome contains a region encoding:
- the trpD gene encoding anthranilate phosphoribosyltransferase, giving the protein MPFQDLLTKIAKGPKVSKDLTWDECKQAMKALIEGEATPAQVGAFLIAMRFKMESVTELAALTAAARHYVLPLAVSKDLALVDVPTYAGKQDTFHAIVAASIIAVAAGASVIMHGYDGIPGRPGSAGVLRALGIPVDADPKTVTEDVNRKGFAYLDIGLYHPPIFRFLEMRQELGVRNIFHPIARLLNPARAAVQVVGLSHPPHFEKTAEALRILGCRRALVVRGVEGDPELSASMVTRVLELRNERITPLGVAAKDFGLAFASSREMAGFPPEQRHKEADLLRRILRNQVPGGPREWVLMNAAMLLYAAGKGESLSACFPAVRAAIEGGAAARKLEDLVQEPVAA; this is encoded by the coding sequence ATGCCGTTTCAAGATCTCCTCACCAAGATTGCAAAGGGTCCCAAAGTTTCCAAGGACCTGACCTGGGATGAGTGTAAACAGGCGATGAAGGCGTTGATCGAGGGGGAGGCGACCCCGGCACAAGTTGGGGCCTTTCTCATCGCCATGCGTTTCAAGATGGAGTCCGTCACGGAATTAGCGGCCTTGACGGCCGCGGCCCGGCACTATGTGCTCCCCCTTGCTGTCTCAAAAGACTTGGCACTCGTTGACGTGCCGACCTATGCCGGGAAACAGGACACATTTCACGCGATTGTTGCTGCATCCATCATTGCCGTTGCGGCTGGAGCATCAGTCATCATGCACGGGTATGACGGTATTCCCGGTCGACCCGGCAGTGCAGGTGTGTTGAGAGCCTTGGGGATTCCGGTCGATGCCGATCCCAAGACGGTGACGGAAGATGTGAACAGAAAAGGATTCGCCTACCTGGATATCGGGCTGTACCACCCGCCCATCTTCAGATTTCTAGAGATGCGTCAGGAACTCGGGGTCAGAAACATCTTTCATCCCATCGCCAGGCTGCTGAATCCGGCCCGCGCGGCGGTTCAGGTCGTCGGATTGTCACACCCGCCGCATTTCGAAAAGACCGCTGAAGCCTTGCGTATACTTGGGTGTCGAAGAGCGTTGGTGGTCCGCGGTGTCGAGGGTGACCCGGAACTATCCGCATCGATGGTCACGAGAGTCCTGGAATTGCGAAACGAGCGCATCACCCCGCTCGGCGTAGCCGCGAAGGACTTCGGGTTGGCGTTCGCCTCGTCGCGGGAGATGGCGGGATTTCCTCCTGAACAGCGTCACAAAGAGGCCGATCTGCTGCGGCGCATTCTTCGGAACCAGGTGCCGGGTGGACCGAGAGAGTGGGTGCTCATGAATGCGGCGATGTTGCTCTACGCGGCGGGGAAAGGGGAATCGCTTTCGGCTTGTTTCCCGGCAGTTCGCGCCGCCATTGAGGGAGGCGCGGCGGCACGCAAGCTCGAAGACTTAGTGCAAGAGCCGGTGGCAGCGTAG
- a CDS encoding phosphoadenylyl-sulfate reductase produces MVGNGHSEFIAELKAWGTTFEAKQPQDVLAAAIERYAQKIILACSFGAEDMVLVDMVHRIDPSVPLFYLDTDFLFPETYATRDRVIERYGLQSAQVIQVKSLLTPQQQAESYGDALWTRDPDQCCRLRKVEPLARVLQGYEAWITGIRRDQAPSRANAGLIEWDQKFELVKINPLARWTWADVWTYIKVYEVPYNPLHDQNYPSIGCTYCTAPVAPGDDPRAGRWKNFTKTECGLHKS; encoded by the coding sequence ATGGTCGGGAATGGGCATTCCGAATTCATCGCGGAACTTAAAGCCTGGGGCACAACCTTCGAGGCGAAACAGCCCCAAGACGTGCTGGCGGCTGCTATCGAACGATATGCGCAAAAAATTATTCTCGCCTGCAGCTTTGGAGCGGAAGATATGGTCCTGGTCGATATGGTGCACCGCATCGATCCTTCGGTGCCGTTGTTCTATCTCGATACCGATTTTTTGTTTCCCGAAACCTATGCCACACGGGATCGCGTGATCGAGCGATACGGACTTCAATCCGCGCAGGTTATTCAGGTGAAGTCGTTGCTGACCCCGCAACAACAAGCGGAGAGCTACGGTGACGCGCTGTGGACACGAGACCCGGACCAGTGCTGCCGGTTGCGCAAGGTCGAACCGCTGGCCCGTGTGCTGCAAGGATATGAGGCTTGGATAACCGGAATCAGGCGGGACCAGGCACCGTCCCGAGCAAATGCCGGCTTAATCGAGTGGGATCAGAAATTCGAGTTGGTCAAAATCAACCCGTTGGCTCGATGGACTTGGGCAGACGTCTGGACCTATATCAAGGTCTACGAAGTCCCATACAACCCGCTGCACGATCAGAACTATCCCAGCATTGGCTGCACCTACTGCACCGCTCCTGTAGCGCCTGGAGACGATCCGCGGGCTGGCCGCTGGAAAAACTTTACCAAAACCGAGTGTGGCCTGCACAAGTCATAA
- a CDS encoding sulfurtransferase TusA family protein — protein MNQVESLSIPAIVTNPIPSAIREEIETFEAEALRTLAGDVSTDLFKPFRLQYGIYGQRQPGVQMVRIKIPFGGMTANQLRRVAELADRYATGVGHVTTRQDIQMHFVELKDVPTIMRGLAEVGLTTREACANTVRNVTACHLAGVCQGEVFDVTSYAKTVAYHLLRNPLNQSLPRKFKIAFSGCKHDCALTPIHDIGLLAVRRADGVIGFRMVAGGGLGSAPRVAQLLREFTPMEELIPSIEAVIKVFDTLGNRKNRNKARMKFVIDKLGFEEFKRRWEAAYVAMGYALPGNEPLTLLQHADEPPPLIMPSRNGTAHGNGNGNGAHSIDRETPFEMWKRTNVVQQKQDGYVTAAIKLFMGDITAEQMVFVADLAERYSNGNLRTTINQNLVIRWVPADLISHLYDDLASRGLADPGAELVEDIIACPGTDTCGLGITSSKGLARALAEVFPAGRVPEDLQDVSVKISGCHNSCAQHHISTIGLHGVGKRLGDHVAPHYELHLGGSVNGTAKIGQMTVKLPAKAVPAAISHLIDVYRRDRQPNESLPKFITRAGKSKLKDELIPYTIVPSYQEDPTFYYDWEGEEEFILEDLGPGECAGGALEMIENGILEADQELYQGKLLVEKHQYSVSVNKSYRAVLAAAKALLVTEGLEPSTDSETFSEFDSRIAQKGVVPSIYRDLNKKVGDLGPKETSAESAREKMAFAKAFVDACRVATDQMGKDLKLPAAKEEIPPVPPAPTEAKPAVPIPTGAPVYDLRGVACPMNFVKTKLKLEMMDAGEKLEVWLDAGEPIKNVPMSLKNEGHRVLIQEALEPEASHYRILVEKVEG, from the coding sequence ATGAACCAGGTTGAATCCCTCAGCATCCCTGCGATTGTGACGAATCCGATCCCGTCTGCAATCCGGGAGGAAATCGAAACATTCGAAGCTGAAGCGCTACGGACGCTGGCCGGAGACGTCTCCACAGATCTGTTTAAGCCCTTTCGTCTCCAATACGGTATTTATGGCCAGCGTCAACCTGGCGTGCAGATGGTACGCATTAAAATTCCCTTTGGCGGCATGACCGCGAATCAGCTCCGACGGGTGGCGGAACTCGCCGACCGCTATGCCACCGGAGTCGGTCATGTGACGACGAGACAAGACATTCAGATGCATTTCGTGGAACTGAAGGATGTGCCGACCATCATGCGGGGATTGGCCGAAGTCGGGCTGACCACCCGGGAAGCCTGTGCCAATACCGTGAGAAACGTCACGGCTTGTCATCTGGCCGGTGTGTGCCAAGGCGAAGTGTTCGATGTGACTTCGTACGCGAAGACCGTGGCCTATCACTTGCTGCGGAATCCCTTGAACCAAAGCTTGCCTCGCAAGTTTAAGATCGCCTTTTCCGGTTGCAAGCACGATTGCGCCCTCACGCCCATTCACGATATCGGGTTGCTCGCGGTCAGACGAGCGGACGGGGTGATCGGATTTCGGATGGTAGCCGGCGGGGGCTTAGGCTCTGCTCCACGGGTCGCCCAACTTCTCCGAGAATTTACTCCAATGGAGGAGTTGATTCCCAGCATTGAAGCCGTCATTAAAGTCTTCGATACCCTCGGCAATCGAAAGAATCGAAACAAGGCCCGCATGAAGTTCGTGATCGACAAACTGGGCTTTGAGGAATTCAAGCGACGTTGGGAGGCAGCCTACGTCGCGATGGGATATGCGCTTCCCGGGAACGAGCCGTTGACTCTGCTTCAGCACGCCGATGAGCCTCCGCCTCTCATCATGCCGAGCCGCAACGGCACGGCGCATGGAAACGGAAATGGCAATGGGGCGCACTCGATCGACCGCGAGACGCCCTTTGAGATGTGGAAACGAACCAACGTTGTGCAGCAGAAACAGGACGGGTATGTCACAGCGGCCATCAAATTGTTCATGGGAGATATCACGGCTGAACAGATGGTATTCGTCGCAGATCTGGCCGAACGATATTCGAACGGCAATCTGCGCACCACCATCAACCAGAATCTGGTGATCCGATGGGTTCCCGCAGATCTGATCTCACATCTCTACGACGATCTGGCCTCGCGCGGTCTTGCGGATCCCGGCGCTGAACTGGTGGAAGACATTATTGCCTGCCCTGGAACCGATACCTGCGGCCTGGGTATCACATCATCGAAAGGCCTCGCACGAGCTCTGGCTGAAGTGTTTCCAGCCGGCCGTGTTCCGGAAGACCTCCAAGATGTGAGTGTGAAGATCAGCGGGTGCCATAACTCCTGCGCGCAGCATCACATTTCTACGATCGGGCTGCATGGAGTCGGGAAACGCCTCGGTGACCACGTCGCGCCACACTATGAATTGCATCTCGGTGGCTCGGTGAACGGCACCGCCAAGATCGGTCAAATGACGGTGAAGTTGCCCGCGAAAGCAGTCCCGGCGGCCATCTCTCACCTCATCGATGTGTACCGGCGCGATCGGCAACCGAACGAGAGTTTGCCCAAGTTCATCACCCGAGCAGGGAAGAGCAAACTGAAGGACGAGTTGATCCCCTACACCATCGTGCCGTCCTATCAGGAAGACCCCACCTTCTATTACGACTGGGAAGGGGAAGAAGAATTTATCCTTGAAGATCTCGGCCCCGGTGAATGTGCCGGCGGCGCACTTGAGATGATCGAAAACGGAATCTTGGAGGCCGATCAGGAACTCTATCAAGGGAAACTGCTGGTTGAGAAGCATCAATATTCCGTGTCTGTGAACAAGTCCTATCGGGCAGTATTGGCAGCGGCCAAGGCTCTCCTGGTGACCGAAGGCCTGGAGCCATCGACGGACTCCGAGACATTCAGTGAATTCGACAGTAGGATTGCCCAAAAGGGAGTCGTGCCGTCTATCTATCGAGATCTCAACAAGAAGGTCGGTGATCTAGGTCCGAAGGAGACATCGGCGGAATCGGCGCGTGAAAAGATGGCGTTCGCCAAGGCGTTCGTCGATGCCTGCCGTGTGGCGACGGATCAAATGGGGAAGGATCTCAAGCTGCCGGCTGCGAAGGAAGAAATACCTCCGGTCCCGCCGGCACCGACTGAGGCCAAACCAGCCGTTCCAATTCCAACCGGCGCTCCGGTGTACGATCTACGAGGCGTCGCCTGCCCGATGAACTTTGTGAAGACCAAGCTCAAGCTTGAAATGATGGATGCAGGTGAAAAGCTTGAAGTGTGGCTCGACGCAGGCGAACCGATCAAGAACGTGCCAATGAGCCTCAAGAATGAGGGGCACAGGGTGCTGATCCAAGAAGCGCTGGAACCGGAAGCGTCGCATTATCGGATTCTGGTCGAGAAGGTCGAAGGATAA
- a CDS encoding Rrf2 family transcriptional regulator codes for MNVSKRATYGIMAAVDLAINAKESPIQARTIARRQGIPVRFLEQVLHTLKNAGLVESHRGAQGGYLLTHEPAAMSIADIFEALEGPVFQRSGVGLRTRDRHAAKPELLLGDVWDQVQQAERKVLEGVTIEQLATRQRTIDAQRNPMYHI; via the coding sequence TATGGAATTATGGCTGCAGTTGACCTTGCGATCAATGCGAAAGAATCTCCCATTCAAGCTCGAACCATTGCGAGACGGCAAGGGATTCCGGTCCGCTTTCTTGAGCAGGTCCTCCATACGCTGAAGAATGCCGGCTTAGTAGAAAGCCACCGGGGTGCTCAAGGGGGGTATCTCCTGACACATGAGCCAGCGGCCATGTCAATTGCGGATATCTTCGAAGCGTTGGAGGGGCCAGTCTTCCAGCGATCAGGCGTTGGCCTGCGAACACGCGATCGGCATGCGGCAAAGCCGGAACTTCTGCTCGGCGATGTTTGGGATCAAGTGCAACAGGCGGAGCGGAAAGTCCTTGAGGGCGTCACGATTGAGCAATTGGCGACGCGTCAACGGACGATTGATGCTCAACGTAATCCCATGTACCACATTTGA